One window from the genome of Sardina pilchardus chromosome 12, fSarPil1.1, whole genome shotgun sequence encodes:
- the LOC134097964 gene encoding retinol-binding protein 2-like, translating into MPADYNGRWEMVKNDNFEGVMKAIDIDFATRKIAAHLTQTKIMVQKGDVFETKTLSTFRNYEVNFTVGVEFEEHTKGLDNRKVKTLVTWDGDKLVAVQKGEKANRGWTQWIEGDILYLDITAEDQVCHQTFKKTE; encoded by the exons ATGCCTGCAGATTACAATGGCCGCTGGGAGATGGTCAAGAATGACAACTTTGAGGGGGTCATGAAAGCCATCG acATTGACTTTGCAACACGCAAAATAGCCGCACATCTGACACAGACTAAAATAATGGTCCAGAAAGGAGACGTTTTCGAGACCAAGACGCTCAGCACCTTCCGCAACTATGAGGTCAACTTCACCGTCGGAGTGGAGTTTGAGGAACACACAAAAGGACTGGACAACAGGAAAGTCAAG acactgGTGACGTGGGATGGGGATAAGCTTGTGGCCGTGCAGAAGGGAGAGAAGGCCAATCGCGGCTGGACGCAATGGATTGAGGGAGATATCCTGTATCTG gacATCACAGCAGAGGACCAAGTGTGTCACCAAACGTTCAAGAAGACAGAGTGA
- the LOC134098551 gene encoding kunitz-type protease inhibitor 1-like isoform X1 produces the protein MVSTRIVVIWSCLLLCLHLSFADVTDQSCTKIFEKGQDNFVLDTDESVKEGATYIDTPTVQSPEECVTACCRDLNCNLALIKTGVEQSLPQCFLFDCLYKQKYVCRFVRKDGFVNYILDSVFDNYLDGPTADPGESDKHPIANAGQDMVVQPNEIIYLNGLQSWDDKEITSYEWSQVSGDPSVEMQKTSLKDQIELSNLKPGVYKFELKVTDSSGQTDMAQVTVMVLTPEQSEGQCLAPKKVGPCRGSFPRWNYNAVTDQCEQFNFGGCKGNRNNYLSKKECTDACKGAAAVASGRSIAPATEVCGKMCQADQFRCDNGCCLDKTLECDEVAQCSDGSDEADCRKLNKTLSWLLDMDLNERKAICTESPITGPCRASMTRWYYDPLSRQCQRFNFGGCNGNDNNFEKENDCMDVCKSVTENDVFARGLFERHEQEETQSGSVAIAVVLGVCILAILALLGYCFLKERKKKGQHVRVATNGARFPLTDDSEHMVYNATTKPV, from the exons ATGGTCTCCACGCGTATTGTGGTGATATGGAGCTGTTTGCTACTATGTTTGCATTTAAGTTTCGCAGACGTCACAGACCAGAGCTGTACCAAGATATTTGAGAAAGGCCAAGACAACTTTGTCCTGGATACTGACGAGTCCGTGAAGGAGGGCGCCACATACATTGATACCCCGACGGTGCAAAGCCCCGAGGAATGTGTCACAGCCTGTTGTCGAGATCTGAACTGTAACCTGGCATTGATCAAAACTGGCGTTGAGCAGAGTTTGCCACAGTGTTTCCTGTTTGATTGTTTGTACAAGCAGAAGTACGTGTGCAGATTTGTGAGAAAGGATGGATTCGTCAATTACATCCTTGACTCCGTCTTCGACAACTACCTGGATGGACCAACAGCAGACCCAG GCGAAAGTGACAAGCATCCCATCGCTAACGCGGGGCAGGACATGGTGGTCCAGCCCAATGAAATAATCTACCTAAATGGACTCCAGAGCTGGGATGACAAAGAGATCACCAGCTATGAGTGGAGCCAGGTGTCAGGAGACCCCTCTGTGGAGATGCAG AAAACGTCATTGAAGGACCAAATCGAGCTGTCCAACCTGAAGCCCGGTGTGTACAAGTTTGAGCTGAAGGTCACCGACTCCAGTGGTCAGACAGATATGGCACAGGTCACTGTTATGGTCCTGACACCAGAACAGTCTGAGG GTCAGTGTCTGGCCCCTAAGAAAGTGGGCCCGTGTCGCGGGTCCTTCCCCCGCTGGAACTACAACGCTGTGACTGACCAGTGCGAGCAGTtcaactttggcggctgcaagGGCAACCGCAACAATTACCTGTCCAAGAAGGAGTGCACGGATGCCTGCAAAGGTGCCGCAg CTGTTGCATCTGGACGGAGTATCGCTCCAGCAACTGAAG TGTGTGGGAAGATGTGCCAGGCGGACCAGTTCCGGTGCGATAACGGCTGCTGTCTGGACAAGACTCTGGAGTGTGATGAAGTGGCCCAGTGCAGCGATGGCTCAGACGAGGCTGACTGCAGGAAGt TGAATAAGACTCTTTCCTGGCTGTTGGACATGGATTTGAACGAACGGAAAG CCATTTGCACGGAATCTCCGATCACCGGCCCGTGCCGCGCAAGCATGACCCGTTGGTACTACGACCCTCTCAGCCGCCAGTGCCAGCGCTTCAACTTCGGCGGCTGCAACGGCAACGACAACAACTTTGAGAAAGAGAATGACTGCATGGACGTCTGCAAATCGGTCACAG AAAATGATGTCTTTGCTCGGGGGCTGTTCGAGCGTCATGAGCAGGAGGAAACCCAGTCAG GGTCCGTTGCCATAGCAGTGGTGCTGGGCGTGTGCATCCTGGCCATCCTGGCGCTGCTGGGCTACTGCTTCCTGAAGGAGCGCAAGAAGAAGGGTCAGCACGTGCGCGTGGCCACCAACGGCGCCCGCTTCCCCCTGACGGACGACTCCGAGCACATGGTGTACAACGCTACCACCAAGCCTGTCTGA
- the LOC134098551 gene encoding kunitz-type protease inhibitor 1-like isoform X2 — protein MVSTRIVVIWSCLLLCLHLSFADVTDQSCTKIFEKGQDNFVLDTDESVKEGATYIDTPTVQSPEECVTACCRDLNCNLALIKTGVEQSLPQCFLFDCLYKQKYVCRFVRKDGFVNYILDSVFDNYLDGPTADPGESDKHPIANAGQDMVVQPNEIIYLNGLQSWDDKEITSYEWSQVSGDPSVEMQKTSLKDQIELSNLKPGVYKFELKVTDSSGQTDMAQVTVMVLTPEQSEGQCLAPKKVGPCRGSFPRWNYNAVTDQCEQFNFGGCKGNRNNYLSKKECTDACKAVASGRSIAPATEVCGKMCQADQFRCDNGCCLDKTLECDEVAQCSDGSDEADCRKLNKTLSWLLDMDLNERKAICTESPITGPCRASMTRWYYDPLSRQCQRFNFGGCNGNDNNFEKENDCMDVCKSVTENDVFARGLFERHEQEETQSGSVAIAVVLGVCILAILALLGYCFLKERKKKGQHVRVATNGARFPLTDDSEHMVYNATTKPV, from the exons ATGGTCTCCACGCGTATTGTGGTGATATGGAGCTGTTTGCTACTATGTTTGCATTTAAGTTTCGCAGACGTCACAGACCAGAGCTGTACCAAGATATTTGAGAAAGGCCAAGACAACTTTGTCCTGGATACTGACGAGTCCGTGAAGGAGGGCGCCACATACATTGATACCCCGACGGTGCAAAGCCCCGAGGAATGTGTCACAGCCTGTTGTCGAGATCTGAACTGTAACCTGGCATTGATCAAAACTGGCGTTGAGCAGAGTTTGCCACAGTGTTTCCTGTTTGATTGTTTGTACAAGCAGAAGTACGTGTGCAGATTTGTGAGAAAGGATGGATTCGTCAATTACATCCTTGACTCCGTCTTCGACAACTACCTGGATGGACCAACAGCAGACCCAG GCGAAAGTGACAAGCATCCCATCGCTAACGCGGGGCAGGACATGGTGGTCCAGCCCAATGAAATAATCTACCTAAATGGACTCCAGAGCTGGGATGACAAAGAGATCACCAGCTATGAGTGGAGCCAGGTGTCAGGAGACCCCTCTGTGGAGATGCAG AAAACGTCATTGAAGGACCAAATCGAGCTGTCCAACCTGAAGCCCGGTGTGTACAAGTTTGAGCTGAAGGTCACCGACTCCAGTGGTCAGACAGATATGGCACAGGTCACTGTTATGGTCCTGACACCAGAACAGTCTGAGG GTCAGTGTCTGGCCCCTAAGAAAGTGGGCCCGTGTCGCGGGTCCTTCCCCCGCTGGAACTACAACGCTGTGACTGACCAGTGCGAGCAGTtcaactttggcggctgcaagGGCAACCGCAACAATTACCTGTCCAAGAAGGAGTGCACGGATGCCTGCAAAG CTGTTGCATCTGGACGGAGTATCGCTCCAGCAACTGAAG TGTGTGGGAAGATGTGCCAGGCGGACCAGTTCCGGTGCGATAACGGCTGCTGTCTGGACAAGACTCTGGAGTGTGATGAAGTGGCCCAGTGCAGCGATGGCTCAGACGAGGCTGACTGCAGGAAGt TGAATAAGACTCTTTCCTGGCTGTTGGACATGGATTTGAACGAACGGAAAG CCATTTGCACGGAATCTCCGATCACCGGCCCGTGCCGCGCAAGCATGACCCGTTGGTACTACGACCCTCTCAGCCGCCAGTGCCAGCGCTTCAACTTCGGCGGCTGCAACGGCAACGACAACAACTTTGAGAAAGAGAATGACTGCATGGACGTCTGCAAATCGGTCACAG AAAATGATGTCTTTGCTCGGGGGCTGTTCGAGCGTCATGAGCAGGAGGAAACCCAGTCAG GGTCCGTTGCCATAGCAGTGGTGCTGGGCGTGTGCATCCTGGCCATCCTGGCGCTGCTGGGCTACTGCTTCCTGAAGGAGCGCAAGAAGAAGGGTCAGCACGTGCGCGTGGCCACCAACGGCGCCCGCTTCCCCCTGACGGACGACTCCGAGCACATGGTGTACAACGCTACCACCAAGCCTGTCTGA